A window of the Citrus sinensis cultivar Valencia sweet orange chromosome 9, DVS_A1.0, whole genome shotgun sequence genome harbors these coding sequences:
- the LOC102616251 gene encoding protein DYAD isoform X1: MMIMDEDESCWNLNDVAIGLTEMMHPKWQQEEEGTENDVAEGASLGRQVLLPASSPICVRTGTATTLLDDDPGTGHIKVYSFFEIDRTKLPVSAPDHLKSIRIVMVTEKSETRVAVRFPSVNSLRLHFSESECVKEQGVKRVPSLDEKYFMEPQVAGEVLYRRVSGDEIGENKNLWSFWVVGFNGSFDVEIHQNKKKGVCWSELLESREMLKWGKKKKVHYLKNEGALISSDGFKGEEGEEEEEEEAVKSGQLLLVEGETSELKRKLHGVNVLSNNIKKKKKKKKKVVNGNSNYRWPKERYALAEVNMWKIMKMKNAVFDKPMLRPELRAEARKLIGDTGLLDHLLKHMAGKVAPGGQDRFRRRHNADGAMEYWLESADLVNIRKQAGVQDPYWTPPLGWKPGDNPAQDPVCARELKQVKEEIAKLRMEMQDLLSKKHEDNQAIVATPVLNYEHDSFLLRLKEMHADLMNKKAKLDEQMMEITQSLFRIEAETEKPKSSVEEPNKPAESALTSDDKQGGIDKTTTLPPETTKVKPEDRAAKIERLKSGFTLCKPQGSFLWPNMAMSPQPNKALVHLEDLFLVPTPPSVSSSIASSSPQRLFSPLSENLPLPNFPVKPLAERLPVTVTLTSVTKPTHPLPSETINQFETITDTAVNTLPPTTKTSIIDLNELPSPHAYHRRNQNETIATSAIPFLGAADKNAEISGREEDEGKEIMRECDQKLKRSSSSASSLSSSSSSACLPRVCGT; the protein is encoded by the exons ATGATGATCATGGACGAGGATGAAAGCTGCTGGAATCTCAACGACGTAGCCATTGGCCTCACT GAAATGATGCATCCAAAATggcaacaagaagaagaagggacCGAAAACGACGTCGCAGAAGGAGCAAGTTTGGGCAGACAAGTGCTGCTCCCAGCGTCTTCACCAATTTGCGTCAGGACTGGTACTGCCACTACACTACTTGATGATG ATCCCGGGACAGGTCATATTAAAGTGTACTCTTTCTTCGAGATCGATCGAACAAAGCTTCCCGTTAGTGCCCCTGATCACCTCAAATCAATCCGAATTGTCAtg GTGACTGAGAAGTCTGAAACAAGAGTGGCAGTGAGATTCCCTAGTGTGAACTCTCTGCGATTACACTTCAGCGAGAGTGAGTGTGTTAAAGAACAGGGAGTAAAGAGGGTGCCATCACTGGACGAAAAGTACTTCATGGAACCTCAGGTGGCGGGGGAAGTGCTTTACAGGAGGGTCTCTGGTGATGAGATTGGTGAGAACAAGAACTTGTGGAGTTTCTGGGTTGTGGGTTTTAATGGTTCTTTTGATGTTGAGATTCATCAGAACAAGAAGAAGGGTGTGTGCTGGTCTGAGCTGCTTGAGAGTCGTGAGATGCTGAAGTgggggaagaaaaagaaagttcaTTACTTGAAGAATGAAGGAGCATTGATTAGCTCTGATGGTTTTAAAGgtgaagaaggagaagaagaagaagaagaggaagctGTGAAGTCTGGTCAGTTATTATTAGTTGAGGGAGAGACCAGTGAGCTTAAGAGGAAGCTCCATGGGGTTAATGTGCTATCCAATAAcatcaagaagaagaagaagaagaagaagaaagttgtCAATGGGAACTCCAATTACAGATGGCCTAAAGAGAGGTATGCATTGGCTGAAGTAAATATGTGGAagataatgaagatgaaaaatgCAGTTTTTGATAAGCCAATGCTGAGGCCAGAGCTAAGAGCAGAGGCTAGGAAATTGATTGGGGACACGGGTCTGTTGGATCATTTGTTGAAGCACATGGCAGGGAAAGTGGCACCTGGTGGCCAAGACAGGTTTAGGAGGCGCCACAATGCTGATGGGGCCATGGAGTATTGGTTGGAGAGTGCTGATTTGGTTAATATTAGGAAACAAGCTGGAGTTCAGGATCCTTATTGGACTCCTCCGCTTGGCTGGAAACCTGGTGACAATCCTGCTCAAGACCCTGTTTGTGCTAGAGAGTTGAAGCAAGTTAAGGAAGAGATTGCCAAATTGAGAAT GGAAATGCAAGATCTGTTATCCAAGAAGCACGAAGATAATCAAGCTATTGTGGCCACCCCAGTTCTAAACTACGAGCATGATAGTTTCTTGCTTCGATTGAAG GAGATGCATGCTGATTTGATGAATAAGAAAGCTAAGCTTGACGAACAGATGATGGAAATAACACAATCTTTGTTCAGAATAGAG GCAGAAACAGAGAAGCCAAAATCATCTGTGGAGGAACCAAACAAGCCAGCAGAATCAGCACTCACGTCAGATGATAAACAAGGAGGCATTGACAAGACAACAACATTACCACCAGAAACAACAAAAGTGAAACCAGAGGACAGAGCAGCAAAAATAGAAAGGCTAAAGAGTGGATTCACTCTATGCAAGCCACAGGGGTCCTTCCTGTGGCCAAACATGGCCATGTCCCCTCAGCCTAACAAGGCTTTGGTCCACCTTGAAGACCTCTTTTTGGTTCCAACACCGCCATCTGTCTCCTCTTCCATAGCCTCATCATCACCGCAGCGCCTCTTCTCTCCCCTTTCAGAAAATTTGCCTCTCCCAAATTTCCCTGTCAAGCCATTGGCTGAGAGACTACCTGTTACTGTCACTTTGACATCAGTAACCAAACCAACTCATCCTCTTCCTTCTGAAACCATAAACCAGTTTGAAACGATCACCGACACTGCTGTCAATACTTTGCCTCCTACCACTAAAACCTCAATCATTGACCTCAATGAATTGCCCTCTCCCCACGCTTACCATAGAAGAAATCAGAATGAGACAATTGCCACCAGTGCCATCCCCTTT TTAGGAGCTGCTGATAAGAATGCTGAGATAAGCGGAAGAGAGGAGGATGAAGGAAAGGAAATCATGAGAGAATGTGACCAAAAGCTGAAGCGAAGCTCCTCCTCAGCctcatcattatcatcatcatcatcgtctGCATGCTTACCAAGGGTATGTGGGACTTGA
- the LOC102616251 gene encoding protein DYAD isoform X2, protein MMIMDEDESCWNLNDVAIGLTEMMHPKWQQEEEGTENDVAEGASLGRQVLLPASSPICVRTDPGTGHIKVYSFFEIDRTKLPVSAPDHLKSIRIVMVTEKSETRVAVRFPSVNSLRLHFSESECVKEQGVKRVPSLDEKYFMEPQVAGEVLYRRVSGDEIGENKNLWSFWVVGFNGSFDVEIHQNKKKGVCWSELLESREMLKWGKKKKVHYLKNEGALISSDGFKGEEGEEEEEEEAVKSGQLLLVEGETSELKRKLHGVNVLSNNIKKKKKKKKKVVNGNSNYRWPKERYALAEVNMWKIMKMKNAVFDKPMLRPELRAEARKLIGDTGLLDHLLKHMAGKVAPGGQDRFRRRHNADGAMEYWLESADLVNIRKQAGVQDPYWTPPLGWKPGDNPAQDPVCARELKQVKEEIAKLRMEMQDLLSKKHEDNQAIVATPVLNYEHDSFLLRLKEMHADLMNKKAKLDEQMMEITQSLFRIEAETEKPKSSVEEPNKPAESALTSDDKQGGIDKTTTLPPETTKVKPEDRAAKIERLKSGFTLCKPQGSFLWPNMAMSPQPNKALVHLEDLFLVPTPPSVSSSIASSSPQRLFSPLSENLPLPNFPVKPLAERLPVTVTLTSVTKPTHPLPSETINQFETITDTAVNTLPPTTKTSIIDLNELPSPHAYHRRNQNETIATSAIPFLGAADKNAEISGREEDEGKEIMRECDQKLKRSSSSASSLSSSSSSACLPRVCGT, encoded by the exons ATGATGATCATGGACGAGGATGAAAGCTGCTGGAATCTCAACGACGTAGCCATTGGCCTCACT GAAATGATGCATCCAAAATggcaacaagaagaagaagggacCGAAAACGACGTCGCAGAAGGAGCAAGTTTGGGCAGACAAGTGCTGCTCCCAGCGTCTTCACCAATTTGCGTCAGGACTG ATCCCGGGACAGGTCATATTAAAGTGTACTCTTTCTTCGAGATCGATCGAACAAAGCTTCCCGTTAGTGCCCCTGATCACCTCAAATCAATCCGAATTGTCAtg GTGACTGAGAAGTCTGAAACAAGAGTGGCAGTGAGATTCCCTAGTGTGAACTCTCTGCGATTACACTTCAGCGAGAGTGAGTGTGTTAAAGAACAGGGAGTAAAGAGGGTGCCATCACTGGACGAAAAGTACTTCATGGAACCTCAGGTGGCGGGGGAAGTGCTTTACAGGAGGGTCTCTGGTGATGAGATTGGTGAGAACAAGAACTTGTGGAGTTTCTGGGTTGTGGGTTTTAATGGTTCTTTTGATGTTGAGATTCATCAGAACAAGAAGAAGGGTGTGTGCTGGTCTGAGCTGCTTGAGAGTCGTGAGATGCTGAAGTgggggaagaaaaagaaagttcaTTACTTGAAGAATGAAGGAGCATTGATTAGCTCTGATGGTTTTAAAGgtgaagaaggagaagaagaagaagaagaggaagctGTGAAGTCTGGTCAGTTATTATTAGTTGAGGGAGAGACCAGTGAGCTTAAGAGGAAGCTCCATGGGGTTAATGTGCTATCCAATAAcatcaagaagaagaagaagaagaagaagaaagttgtCAATGGGAACTCCAATTACAGATGGCCTAAAGAGAGGTATGCATTGGCTGAAGTAAATATGTGGAagataatgaagatgaaaaatgCAGTTTTTGATAAGCCAATGCTGAGGCCAGAGCTAAGAGCAGAGGCTAGGAAATTGATTGGGGACACGGGTCTGTTGGATCATTTGTTGAAGCACATGGCAGGGAAAGTGGCACCTGGTGGCCAAGACAGGTTTAGGAGGCGCCACAATGCTGATGGGGCCATGGAGTATTGGTTGGAGAGTGCTGATTTGGTTAATATTAGGAAACAAGCTGGAGTTCAGGATCCTTATTGGACTCCTCCGCTTGGCTGGAAACCTGGTGACAATCCTGCTCAAGACCCTGTTTGTGCTAGAGAGTTGAAGCAAGTTAAGGAAGAGATTGCCAAATTGAGAAT GGAAATGCAAGATCTGTTATCCAAGAAGCACGAAGATAATCAAGCTATTGTGGCCACCCCAGTTCTAAACTACGAGCATGATAGTTTCTTGCTTCGATTGAAG GAGATGCATGCTGATTTGATGAATAAGAAAGCTAAGCTTGACGAACAGATGATGGAAATAACACAATCTTTGTTCAGAATAGAG GCAGAAACAGAGAAGCCAAAATCATCTGTGGAGGAACCAAACAAGCCAGCAGAATCAGCACTCACGTCAGATGATAAACAAGGAGGCATTGACAAGACAACAACATTACCACCAGAAACAACAAAAGTGAAACCAGAGGACAGAGCAGCAAAAATAGAAAGGCTAAAGAGTGGATTCACTCTATGCAAGCCACAGGGGTCCTTCCTGTGGCCAAACATGGCCATGTCCCCTCAGCCTAACAAGGCTTTGGTCCACCTTGAAGACCTCTTTTTGGTTCCAACACCGCCATCTGTCTCCTCTTCCATAGCCTCATCATCACCGCAGCGCCTCTTCTCTCCCCTTTCAGAAAATTTGCCTCTCCCAAATTTCCCTGTCAAGCCATTGGCTGAGAGACTACCTGTTACTGTCACTTTGACATCAGTAACCAAACCAACTCATCCTCTTCCTTCTGAAACCATAAACCAGTTTGAAACGATCACCGACACTGCTGTCAATACTTTGCCTCCTACCACTAAAACCTCAATCATTGACCTCAATGAATTGCCCTCTCCCCACGCTTACCATAGAAGAAATCAGAATGAGACAATTGCCACCAGTGCCATCCCCTTT TTAGGAGCTGCTGATAAGAATGCTGAGATAAGCGGAAGAGAGGAGGATGAAGGAAAGGAAATCATGAGAGAATGTGACCAAAAGCTGAAGCGAAGCTCCTCCTCAGCctcatcattatcatcatcatcatcgtctGCATGCTTACCAAGGGTATGTGGGACTTGA
- the LOC102616251 gene encoding protein DYAD isoform X3 translates to MMIMDEDESCWNLNDVAIGLTEMMHPKWQQEEEGTENDVAEGASLGRQVLLPASSPICVRTGTATTLLDDDPGTGHIKVYSFFEIDRTKLPVSAPDHLKSIRIVMVTEKSETRVAVRFPSVNSLRLHFSESECVKEQGVKRVPSLDEKYFMEPQVAGEVLYRRVSGDEIGENKNLWSFWVVGFNGSFDVEIHQNKKKGVCWSELLESREMLKWGKKKKVHYLKNEGALISSDGFKGEEGEEEEEEEAVKSGQLLLVEGETSELKRKLHGVNVLSNNIKKKKKKKKKVVNGNSNYRWPKERYALAEVNMWKIMKMKNAVFDKPMLRPELRAEARKLIGDTGLLDHLLKHMAGKVAPGGQDRFRRRHNADGAMEYWLESADLVNIRKQAGVQDPYWTPPLGWKPGDNPAQDPVCARELKQVKEEIAKLRMEMQDLLSKKHEDNQAIVATPVLNYEHDSFLLRLKEMHADLMNKKAKLDEQMMEITQSLFRIEAETEKPKSSVEEPNKPAESALTSDDKQGGIDKTTTLPPETTKVKPEDRAAKIERLKSGFTLCKPQGSFLWPNMAMSPQPNKALVHLEDLFLVPTPPSVSSSIASSSPQRLFSPLSENLPLPNFPVKPLAERLPVTVTLTSVTKPTHPLPSETINQFETITDTAVNTLPPTTKTSIIDLNELPSPHAYHRRNQNETIATSAIPFVSV, encoded by the exons ATGATGATCATGGACGAGGATGAAAGCTGCTGGAATCTCAACGACGTAGCCATTGGCCTCACT GAAATGATGCATCCAAAATggcaacaagaagaagaagggacCGAAAACGACGTCGCAGAAGGAGCAAGTTTGGGCAGACAAGTGCTGCTCCCAGCGTCTTCACCAATTTGCGTCAGGACTGGTACTGCCACTACACTACTTGATGATG ATCCCGGGACAGGTCATATTAAAGTGTACTCTTTCTTCGAGATCGATCGAACAAAGCTTCCCGTTAGTGCCCCTGATCACCTCAAATCAATCCGAATTGTCAtg GTGACTGAGAAGTCTGAAACAAGAGTGGCAGTGAGATTCCCTAGTGTGAACTCTCTGCGATTACACTTCAGCGAGAGTGAGTGTGTTAAAGAACAGGGAGTAAAGAGGGTGCCATCACTGGACGAAAAGTACTTCATGGAACCTCAGGTGGCGGGGGAAGTGCTTTACAGGAGGGTCTCTGGTGATGAGATTGGTGAGAACAAGAACTTGTGGAGTTTCTGGGTTGTGGGTTTTAATGGTTCTTTTGATGTTGAGATTCATCAGAACAAGAAGAAGGGTGTGTGCTGGTCTGAGCTGCTTGAGAGTCGTGAGATGCTGAAGTgggggaagaaaaagaaagttcaTTACTTGAAGAATGAAGGAGCATTGATTAGCTCTGATGGTTTTAAAGgtgaagaaggagaagaagaagaagaagaggaagctGTGAAGTCTGGTCAGTTATTATTAGTTGAGGGAGAGACCAGTGAGCTTAAGAGGAAGCTCCATGGGGTTAATGTGCTATCCAATAAcatcaagaagaagaagaagaagaagaagaaagttgtCAATGGGAACTCCAATTACAGATGGCCTAAAGAGAGGTATGCATTGGCTGAAGTAAATATGTGGAagataatgaagatgaaaaatgCAGTTTTTGATAAGCCAATGCTGAGGCCAGAGCTAAGAGCAGAGGCTAGGAAATTGATTGGGGACACGGGTCTGTTGGATCATTTGTTGAAGCACATGGCAGGGAAAGTGGCACCTGGTGGCCAAGACAGGTTTAGGAGGCGCCACAATGCTGATGGGGCCATGGAGTATTGGTTGGAGAGTGCTGATTTGGTTAATATTAGGAAACAAGCTGGAGTTCAGGATCCTTATTGGACTCCTCCGCTTGGCTGGAAACCTGGTGACAATCCTGCTCAAGACCCTGTTTGTGCTAGAGAGTTGAAGCAAGTTAAGGAAGAGATTGCCAAATTGAGAAT GGAAATGCAAGATCTGTTATCCAAGAAGCACGAAGATAATCAAGCTATTGTGGCCACCCCAGTTCTAAACTACGAGCATGATAGTTTCTTGCTTCGATTGAAG GAGATGCATGCTGATTTGATGAATAAGAAAGCTAAGCTTGACGAACAGATGATGGAAATAACACAATCTTTGTTCAGAATAGAG GCAGAAACAGAGAAGCCAAAATCATCTGTGGAGGAACCAAACAAGCCAGCAGAATCAGCACTCACGTCAGATGATAAACAAGGAGGCATTGACAAGACAACAACATTACCACCAGAAACAACAAAAGTGAAACCAGAGGACAGAGCAGCAAAAATAGAAAGGCTAAAGAGTGGATTCACTCTATGCAAGCCACAGGGGTCCTTCCTGTGGCCAAACATGGCCATGTCCCCTCAGCCTAACAAGGCTTTGGTCCACCTTGAAGACCTCTTTTTGGTTCCAACACCGCCATCTGTCTCCTCTTCCATAGCCTCATCATCACCGCAGCGCCTCTTCTCTCCCCTTTCAGAAAATTTGCCTCTCCCAAATTTCCCTGTCAAGCCATTGGCTGAGAGACTACCTGTTACTGTCACTTTGACATCAGTAACCAAACCAACTCATCCTCTTCCTTCTGAAACCATAAACCAGTTTGAAACGATCACCGACACTGCTGTCAATACTTTGCCTCCTACCACTAAAACCTCAATCATTGACCTCAATGAATTGCCCTCTCCCCACGCTTACCATAGAAGAAATCAGAATGAGACAATTGCCACCAGTGCCATCCCCTTT gtttCTGTTTGA